One region of Polaribacter pectinis genomic DNA includes:
- a CDS encoding response regulator transcription factor produces MKKVVIVEDNKTLNDAFCDIINSSKSFKVVGQYLDAESSIENLQKDKSDFILMDVQLPGINGVEATKIIKKEKPKINIIIITVYENSETVFEALCAGATGYLTKNTTQSRLLDAMEEALNGGAPMSIHIAKMVVSSFKKTIHADLSERELEVLTLLSKGKSYRSIAEVLFISPNTIKFHIKNIYDKLQVKTKEDAILKANNQNLI; encoded by the coding sequence ATGAAAAAAGTAGTAATTGTAGAAGATAACAAAACATTAAATGATGCTTTTTGCGATATCATAAACTCAAGTAAATCTTTTAAAGTAGTTGGGCAATATTTAGATGCAGAAAGTAGTATAGAAAATTTACAAAAAGATAAATCAGATTTTATTTTAATGGATGTTCAATTGCCTGGTATAAATGGTGTTGAAGCTACAAAAATAATAAAAAAAGAAAAGCCTAAAATAAATATTATCATTATTACAGTTTACGAGAATTCAGAAACTGTTTTTGAAGCTCTTTGTGCAGGAGCAACAGGTTACTTAACAAAAAATACTACACAATCAAGATTGTTAGACGCTATGGAAGAGGCATTAAATGGTGGTGCACCAATGAGTATTCATATTGCAAAAATGGTGGTTTCCTCTTTTAAGAAAACCATTCATGCAGATTTATCTGAAAGAGAATTAGAAGTCTTAACACTATTATCTAAAGGTAAAAGCTATAGAAGCATTGCAGAAGTTTTATTTATCAGTCCAAATACCATAAAGTTCCATATTAAAAATATCTACGATAAACTACAGGTAAAAACCAAAGAAGATGCTATTCTAAAAGCGAATAATCAAAATTTGATTTAA
- a CDS encoding sensor histidine kinase produces the protein MIFFISSNNLFGQEIINYTTEDGLPNDIIYNFHQDNNGYLWFGTDDGLSKFNGKYFTTFTTKNGLYNNYVIDVKGYNEDTLAIATWGGGLHLFTKDSLIKPIKNDFLKINELLIYKKDIYTYFGNNIFLYKKIKKDWKLVSFGIDTTKSYVENPLKNQTISPRVSKIKEDLFFHSNYKSGLHDSKYFEGVSILTNNKKLEYRFSHLNGKVISTITNFNNSFIAAEGNKLIFLNEEKILNEEVLNFMGFNIIKIIPLNKEELLLLSSDKNSFKELYLYHLKNKKIINVREKYNINSTVSDFGLDFENNIWITTNGSGVFQIPNLKTGILPVVKDDAIYKMKYYNDKLYALSPGYLWEIKGNKQKKIKLNAFGKGLHVYKNKLYISSFTQKDTLLIDNNIIEIKGLLNYRDEDFVISSQESLVINGKEEKRIPNSINHILKTETHLIFSTGLGLYLLNKKTNEVTSLDFKELQNTQITKTIKKDDALWVATNKGLVKYKNNKIERFTVDEGLLSNNIKDILINDDEKLWIATSKGVSVFDGVSFVNITKEENLISNNVTSLVKNNKGEIFIGTTAGISVYNTKKEIVEQPPPIINVYQDNSSFTFDVISYNSSNSLFSQYQINNEKWITTSANKVNFNNFKEGNYSFQLRAKKPNSVWQYSESYKFSIVIPFYKKKIFIVLIILIIFGLSILFIINQLRKSKKANKKLKNAIEEQEQLEKKLNSVRENIAQDFHDDLGNKLASITVLTDLLSGKITGENEKKIVYKIQENSDSLYKGTKDFIWSLNSKSDNLEELVTYLSDFGEEFFHKMNISFKIQKEIATNISLPYYWSRHIILIFKEAMTNVAKHANAKDCEIRFFCDFKVLKIQLLDNGKGFKESDLKFTNGLKNMQLRAVKINGDINISSTEKGTLISFNSKLPKRGS, from the coding sequence GTGATTTTTTTTATATCATCCAATAATTTATTTGGGCAAGAAATTATTAATTACACAACCGAAGATGGTCTACCTAATGATATAATATACAATTTTCACCAAGACAATAATGGATATTTGTGGTTTGGTACCGATGATGGTTTATCAAAGTTTAATGGTAAATACTTTACAACGTTTACTACTAAAAATGGACTTTATAACAACTATGTTATAGATGTTAAAGGGTATAATGAAGATACACTTGCAATTGCAACATGGGGTGGAGGTTTACACCTTTTTACAAAAGACTCTTTAATAAAACCAATTAAGAATGATTTTTTAAAAATAAATGAACTTTTAATTTATAAAAAGGATATTTATACTTATTTCGGTAATAATATTTTTTTATACAAGAAAATAAAAAAAGATTGGAAATTAGTTAGCTTTGGTATTGATACTACAAAGTCATATGTAGAAAATCCATTAAAAAATCAAACCATTTCCCCAAGGGTTTCTAAAATTAAAGAAGACTTGTTTTTTCATAGTAACTATAAGTCTGGTCTACATGATAGTAAATATTTTGAAGGGGTTTCTATACTAACTAATAATAAAAAATTAGAATATAGATTTAGTCATTTAAATGGAAAAGTGATATCTACAATAACTAACTTTAATAATTCATTTATTGCAGCTGAAGGAAATAAGCTAATTTTTTTAAATGAAGAAAAGATTCTTAATGAAGAGGTGTTAAATTTTATGGGTTTTAATATTATAAAAATAATTCCCTTGAATAAAGAAGAACTTTTACTTTTGTCATCAGATAAAAACAGTTTTAAAGAACTTTATTTATACCATTTAAAAAATAAAAAAATAATAAATGTTAGAGAAAAGTACAACATTAACTCTACAGTATCAGACTTTGGTTTAGATTTTGAAAATAATATTTGGATTACTACAAATGGTTCAGGTGTTTTTCAAATACCAAATTTAAAAACAGGGATTTTGCCTGTTGTTAAAGATGATGCAATTTATAAGATGAAATATTATAATGATAAGTTATATGCACTATCACCAGGGTATTTGTGGGAAATAAAAGGTAATAAGCAAAAAAAAATAAAGCTTAATGCTTTTGGAAAAGGATTACATGTTTACAAGAATAAATTATATATAAGTTCTTTTACTCAAAAAGATACATTACTAATAGACAACAATATTATAGAAATAAAAGGACTATTAAATTACAGAGACGAAGATTTTGTAATTAGCTCACAGGAATCTTTAGTAATAAATGGAAAAGAGGAAAAAAGAATTCCTAACTCTATAAATCATATTTTAAAAACAGAAACACATTTAATTTTTTCAACAGGTTTAGGATTGTATTTGTTGAATAAAAAAACAAATGAAGTTACTTCTTTAGATTTTAAAGAATTACAAAATACGCAAATTACAAAAACCATTAAAAAAGATGATGCTTTATGGGTCGCTACAAATAAAGGACTCGTTAAATATAAAAACAATAAAATAGAAAGATTTACTGTAGATGAAGGTTTGCTGAGTAATAATATAAAAGACATATTAATAAATGATGATGAAAAATTATGGATTGCTACCTCAAAAGGAGTTTCAGTTTTTGATGGCGTTTCCTTTGTAAATATCACCAAAGAAGAAAACTTAATTTCTAATAACGTTACAAGTTTAGTTAAAAATAATAAAGGAGAAATTTTTATAGGTACAACTGCAGGAATCTCAGTTTACAATACTAAAAAAGAAATAGTTGAACAGCCACCACCAATAATAAATGTGTATCAAGATAATTCTTCATTTACTTTTGATGTAATTTCTTACAATAGTAGCAATTCTTTATTTTCTCAATATCAAATAAATAACGAAAAATGGATAACTACATCTGCTAATAAAGTAAACTTTAATAATTTTAAAGAGGGCAATTATTCATTTCAATTAAGAGCAAAGAAGCCAAATAGCGTTTGGCAATATTCAGAATCATATAAATTTTCAATTGTTATTCCATTCTATAAAAAGAAGATTTTTATTGTTCTCATTATTTTAATAATTTTTGGTCTTTCAATTTTATTTATAATTAATCAACTTAGAAAAAGTAAGAAAGCAAATAAAAAACTAAAAAATGCTATTGAAGAGCAAGAGCAATTGGAGAAAAAATTAAATTCTGTAAGAGAAAATATTGCACAAGATTTTCATGATGATTTAGGCAATAAGTTAGCAAGTATTACTGTTTTAACAGATCTTTTATCTGGGAAAATAACAGGTGAAAATGAAAAGAAAATAGTATATAAAATTCAAGAAAATTCCGATAGTTTATATAAGGGAACCAAAGATTTTATTTGGTCTTTAAATAGTAAAAGTGATAATTTAGAAGAATTAGTAACATATTTATCTGATTTTGGTGAAGAGTTTTTCCATAAAATGAATATAAGTTTTAAAATTCAAAAAGAAATAGCAACTAATATTTCTTTACCATATTACTGGAGTAGGCATATTATTTTAATCTTTAAAGAAGCAATGACAAATGTTGCAAAGCATGCCAATGCAAAAGATTGCGAAATTCGTTTTTTTTGTGATTTTAAAGTTTTAAAAATTCAACTTTTAGACAATGGCAAAGGTTTTAAGGAAAGTGATTTAAAGTTTACTAACGGATTAAAAAATATGCAATTAAGAGCTGTAAAAATAAATGGAGATATAAATATTTCTTCAACTGAAAAAGGCACATTAATTTCTTTTAACTCTAAACTACCCAAAAGAGGTAGTTAG
- a CDS encoding beta strand repeat-containing protein, with product MGVNICKYIKRIAFFLCITVSFSAFGQTISGKVFEDINYGGGLGRSYTVADASAAALSGFNSGDIGTGVAKVQLWNATGTSLLSSQDTDASGNFSFSGRLPNTTYRIRVVNSTVRSKRPLLNGATHTERGIQTFRTESTNGNGTLVDVTNEIGGRFPQNVDSGAGVFAGSQTWSTVVTPSNSTFNISGINFGFNFSTIVNTNDSGQGSLRQFVINSNKLDNEATNLAQDFTGSVTGNETSIFMIPTPSDPFGRTADVNYQTSGNNINALLITLVAGSGDLEITDNKTHIDATTQTINIGDTNTGVLGTGGTVGTDLVTLNQFQRKEIIIDLNTRGIEIQAQDAKIKGLHLYNGGGIASQTTGNLESTIWIKKETLDARAIIEDNILGYLGDGTTPNATILNNQKTAVRVQSKSTIQRNLFGNYTRYDVIVASPGNTNVGAGSIIKGNESRYKTNPSETFVDVMAIYDPDCIVEENLIKDYNRGTKTINVNGGAGIELFLSATNTTIRNNTIDNVPFSGIYVADNSDNTTIQKNIIRNLPGIPNVSNSGIGILGITTNNTLISQNSIYNNKTIGIDLAQTIGTYGIVSKNDNGDSDGGANGQLNFPILAEAVLNGNNITIKGFAKSGATIEFFIADTDPFNGSATAGDNTFSGSTRDYGEGQIYLGSLVEGSAGDVDNTIGSYNIDGNTETNINKFELTVDITTISLPAGVTIQKMTTLTATATISSNTSEFGPTIPVINPDDFDCDGIDNSVDLDDDNDGIPDSVEGTGDFDGDGIPNNLDLDSDGDGILDIIESGLPNISTLDSNNDGMIDLTNNFGNNGLLDTIETDDTPTAIITYTITNTEGDANFDFLDLDSDGDGITDLIEAQDPSSFITPSGNDINNNGIDDIFESNPITPINSDNNGKPNYQDIDSDDDGIPDNVEAQTTSGYLPPLGTDTDGDGLDDRYDDVNNTGLNPVATSNAPDYINTDSDADGIPDIQENGMANAISGVDTDGDGLDDVFEGANNNDGFDVNDEINDPSTDLPNTSGSGDVDYRESNSKLGPYNNGSLWLRGDIGVTGLFFANSWEDQSGLSRDFSLFSGGPGTASRLNFNKVVSFTGSESFQYTGVLDPRTMFIVYNDISTQTSTSPFTNTTGIGDGYVDETRIYGNVPNTVDSFFGPTNYINGDITFGYTNTPRPDNFQLHSRIYSANPSPNSETYYLGKDNTLANASFGGISGGIAEVILYSDAIIPKERQVVETYLAIKYGFTLGTLNDSGDIIEGDYILSDETTKVWDYTANTTFHNNIAGIGKDNGWNFFQKQSKSVNTNTLVTIGLTDIASENTTNSSTLTDKSYLVWGHNNGALTTTASAIPNVPTQAQCVTNERLNRTWKIVETGTITTTEIAFTKSLIDNYFTTTNSQKVLVVADDTSFTTNVVEVELDVETINSTPNYSAKYNFDGIKYFTIADKKEIVWLGGTSNWLRGSGANGSPNTDDVGRLLIIDAEGTSNHANLIENVNVKCAYIKANSKLIVPTSNYIEIADDLVLDGEIRLVGDGQLIQTHTGASKVYGAGKLFKDQQAKVPNVYRYHYWSSPVVEVGLNTYRVGEVFKDGNVPTSENSSIVDINWVQGLDGAPGVAGTTPLTLSNYWIYSNLNDPTPEGEQSGNYIHKGNTSPINIGQGFTSKSTGVVPQNFTFVGSPNDGNITFNLTPNTASLLGNPYPSALNTEKFINDNLSSIDGTLYFWEHTGEDYINPNGTEGHEHRGYQGGYSIRNLTMGISAINVPTSNSGLYDWETATDNGNNVSQLKTITIGNTDYNITADVTIDDSFGVDLMDISSSGNPTDLAVVKNSGLSPESFKVTFDIIVDINNIYLYNNIQNNTTNTITITPNNTSRNAVVTQTLTGNSGQIFSLNWTDVKSFTISSQNDNNIVMNDISFAKGYQVTTGNGLYHEPNKHMAVGQGFFVTANSSGGQVSFQNSQREYRNSDYTNGGTYFFRNQQKSNIDSIPILKLGMDFKNSSIDYHRQIGISFKQGNTFGYENGYDSKMYDLGTTDMYWEFDEITDTKLIIAGIESISDDLEIPITIVLDNNQNIELNIDEIKNIDKDLFIRDNITGNFYNLSNTIQLDLEKGTYSNRFYLTFKNTTLNIKESILKNSSINLFFDSKTKEIVILNKGNLEISKIELYTILGQKISEWNDLKIRPEIKLKVKNPSSAFYILNIKTEKGFINRKLFIK from the coding sequence ATGGGGGTAAATATTTGTAAGTACATTAAAAGAATCGCATTTTTTTTATGTATAACGGTCAGTTTTTCTGCCTTTGGACAAACAATTAGTGGTAAAGTTTTCGAAGACATTAACTACGGGGGTGGTCTTGGTAGATCTTATACTGTTGCAGATGCTTCAGCTGCAGCGCTTTCTGGTTTTAATTCTGGGGATATTGGAACTGGTGTAGCCAAAGTTCAATTATGGAATGCTACAGGAACTTCACTACTATCTTCACAAGATACAGACGCATCTGGGAATTTTTCATTTTCTGGACGTTTACCTAATACAACCTATAGAATAAGAGTAGTAAATTCTACGGTTAGATCTAAAAGACCTTTATTAAATGGAGCAACACACACAGAACGTGGAATACAAACTTTTAGAACAGAAAGTACAAATGGTAATGGTACTTTAGTAGATGTTACAAATGAAATTGGTGGTAGGTTTCCTCAAAATGTAGATTCTGGAGCAGGAGTTTTTGCTGGCTCTCAAACTTGGTCTACTGTGGTAACACCCTCTAATTCAACTTTTAATATTTCTGGAATAAATTTTGGTTTTAACTTTTCTACCATTGTTAACACAAATGATAGCGGACAAGGTTCTTTGAGACAATTTGTAATAAACTCAAACAAATTAGATAATGAAGCGACAAATTTAGCACAAGATTTTACAGGTTCTGTTACTGGAAATGAAACCTCAATATTCATGATTCCAACACCATCAGATCCTTTTGGAAGAACAGCTGATGTAAATTACCAGACTTCAGGTAATAATATAAACGCATTATTAATAACTTTAGTTGCTGGTTCTGGCGATTTAGAAATTACAGACAACAAAACGCATATAGATGCAACAACCCAAACTATAAATATAGGAGATACAAACACAGGTGTTCTTGGAACTGGAGGAACAGTTGGTACAGATTTAGTAACATTAAATCAATTTCAACGTAAAGAAATTATAATAGATTTAAATACTAGAGGTATAGAAATACAAGCACAGGATGCAAAAATTAAAGGGTTACATTTATACAATGGTGGTGGAATTGCTTCGCAAACTACAGGGAATTTAGAGTCTACTATTTGGATTAAAAAAGAAACTTTAGATGCTAGAGCAATTATAGAAGATAATATTTTAGGATATTTAGGTGATGGAACTACACCAAATGCAACAATACTAAACAATCAAAAAACAGCAGTTAGAGTTCAAAGTAAATCTACTATTCAAAGAAATTTATTTGGAAATTATACAAGATACGATGTAATTGTAGCTAGTCCAGGAAATACAAATGTTGGTGCTGGCTCAATTATAAAAGGGAATGAATCTCGCTATAAAACAAACCCAAGTGAAACATTTGTAGATGTAATGGCTATATATGATCCTGATTGTATAGTAGAAGAAAACTTAATAAAAGATTACAATAGAGGCACAAAAACTATCAATGTAAATGGTGGTGCAGGTATCGAGCTATTTCTATCAGCAACTAATACAACTATTAGAAATAATACAATTGATAATGTTCCTTTTTCTGGAATTTATGTAGCCGATAATTCTGATAACACAACTATTCAAAAAAATATTATCAGAAATTTACCTGGAATTCCAAATGTTTCAAATTCAGGAATTGGAATTTTGGGAATAACTACTAATAATACACTCATTTCTCAAAACAGTATCTATAATAATAAAACCATTGGTATAGATTTAGCACAAACCATAGGAACTTATGGTATAGTTTCTAAAAATGATAATGGTGATTCTGATGGTGGAGCAAATGGCCAATTAAACTTCCCAATATTAGCAGAAGCTGTTTTAAACGGAAATAATATAACTATTAAAGGTTTTGCAAAATCTGGTGCAACTATTGAATTTTTTATAGCTGACACAGACCCATTTAATGGGTCGGCAACTGCAGGTGATAATACCTTTTCTGGTTCTACAAGAGATTATGGAGAAGGTCAAATTTATCTTGGCTCTTTAGTAGAAGGTTCTGCAGGAGATGTAGATAATACAATTGGTTCTTACAATATAGATGGTAATACAGAAACGAATATTAATAAATTTGAACTTACTGTAGACATAACTACAATTTCTTTACCAGCAGGGGTTACTATTCAAAAAATGACTACTCTTACTGCAACTGCTACAATTTCTTCAAATACATCAGAGTTTGGTCCTACAATTCCAGTAATTAATCCTGATGATTTCGATTGTGATGGAATAGATAATTCTGTTGATTTAGATGACGATAACGATGGAATTCCTGATTCTGTTGAAGGTACTGGAGATTTTGATGGTGATGGTATTCCAAATAATTTAGATTTAGATAGTGATGGTGATGGTATATTAGACATTATTGAATCTGGATTACCAAACATTAGTACTTTAGACTCCAATAATGATGGTATGATAGATTTAACTAACAATTTTGGAAACAATGGTTTGTTAGACACTATAGAGACTGATGATACACCAACTGCTATAATAACTTATACAATAACAAATACAGAAGGTGATGCCAATTTCGATTTTTTAGACTTGGATAGTGATGGTGATGGAATTACAGATTTAATTGAAGCTCAAGACCCAAGTAGTTTTATTACACCATCTGGAAACGATATTAATAATAACGGAATTGATGATATTTTTGAATCTAACCCAATAACACCAATCAATTCAGATAATAATGGAAAACCAAATTACCAAGATATAGATTCTGATGATGATGGTATTCCAGATAATGTAGAGGCGCAAACTACTTCAGGCTATTTACCTCCTTTAGGTACTGATACTGATGGAGATGGTTTAGATGACAGATACGATGATGTAAATAACACAGGTCTAAACCCAGTTGCAACTTCAAATGCACCAGATTACATAAATACAGATTCAGATGCAGATGGTATTCCAGACATTCAAGAAAACGGAATGGCAAATGCTATTAGTGGAGTTGACACAGATGGAGATGGTTTAGACGATGTTTTTGAAGGAGCCAATAACAATGATGGTTTTGATGTAAATGATGAAATAAATGACCCTTCCACAGATTTACCAAACACAAGTGGTTCAGGAGATGTAGATTATAGAGAAAGTAACTCAAAATTAGGCCCTTATAATAATGGTTCTCTTTGGTTAAGAGGAGATATTGGGGTTACAGGGCTTTTTTTCGCAAATTCTTGGGAAGATCAATCTGGTCTATCCAGAGATTTTTCGCTATTTTCTGGAGGACCTGGAACAGCAAGTAGACTAAATTTCAATAAAGTTGTCAGTTTTACTGGTAGTGAATCTTTTCAATATACTGGTGTTTTAGATCCACGAACAATGTTTATTGTTTATAATGATATTTCTACTCAAACAAGTACATCTCCATTTACAAATACAACAGGAATTGGAGATGGTTATGTGGATGAAACAAGAATCTATGGAAATGTACCAAATACTGTAGATTCCTTTTTCGGACCGACAAATTATATCAATGGAGATATCACGTTTGGTTACACCAACACACCTCGTCCAGACAATTTTCAACTTCATTCAAGAATTTATAGTGCAAATCCCTCTCCAAATAGTGAAACATATTATTTAGGAAAAGATAACACTTTAGCAAATGCTTCATTTGGTGGAATATCTGGTGGCATTGCAGAAGTTATTTTATATTCTGATGCTATCATTCCTAAAGAAAGACAAGTTGTTGAAACTTATTTGGCTATTAAATATGGTTTTACTTTAGGTACATTAAATGATTCTGGAGATATAATTGAAGGAGATTATATTTTATCAGACGAAACTACAAAAGTTTGGGATTATACTGCTAACACCACATTTCATAATAATATAGCAGGTATTGGTAAAGACAATGGTTGGAACTTTTTTCAAAAACAATCAAAATCTGTTAATACAAATACTTTAGTTACTATAGGTTTAACAGATATTGCTTCCGAAAACACAACAAATTCAAGTACTTTAACTGATAAATCCTATTTAGTTTGGGGGCATAATAATGGTGCTTTAACCACAACAGCTTCAGCGATACCAAATGTACCAACTCAAGCACAATGTGTTACAAACGAAAGATTAAATAGAACATGGAAAATTGTAGAAACAGGTACAATTACTACAACAGAAATCGCTTTTACAAAATCTTTAATAGACAATTATTTTACAACTACAAATAGTCAAAAAGTATTAGTAGTAGCAGATGATACCTCATTTACTACAAATGTTGTAGAAGTAGAATTAGATGTAGAGACTATAAATAGTACACCTAATTATTCCGCAAAATATAATTTTGATGGTATTAAATATTTTACAATTGCTGATAAGAAAGAAATAGTTTGGTTAGGAGGAACTTCTAATTGGCTTCGAGGTTCAGGAGCCAATGGAAGTCCTAATACAGATGATGTTGGTCGTTTACTAATTATCGATGCTGAAGGAACTTCCAATCATGCTAATCTAATCGAAAACGTAAATGTAAAATGTGCATACATTAAAGCAAACTCTAAATTAATTGTTCCAACATCAAATTACATAGAAATAGCAGATGATTTAGTTTTGGATGGCGAAATTAGATTGGTTGGTGATGGACAGTTGATTCAAACACATACTGGCGCAAGCAAAGTTTATGGCGCTGGTAAACTATTTAAAGATCAACAAGCAAAAGTGCCTAATGTTTATAGATATCATTATTGGTCATCGCCAGTTGTAGAAGTAGGTTTAAATACTTATAGAGTTGGAGAAGTGTTTAAAGATGGAAATGTTCCTACTTCAGAAAATTCTTCAATTGTAGACATTAACTGGGTACAGGGTTTAGATGGAGCACCAGGAGTAGCAGGAACAACACCTTTAACGCTATCTAATTATTGGATTTATTCAAATCTAAATGACCCAACACCTGAAGGAGAACAATCGGGTAATTACATTCATAAAGGTAATACAAGCCCAATAAATATAGGACAAGGTTTCACATCTAAAAGTACTGGGGTTGTACCACAAAACTTTACTTTTGTAGGCTCTCCTAATGATGGAAACATTACTTTTAATCTAACCCCAAACACAGCAAGTTTATTAGGTAATCCTTATCCATCTGCTTTAAATACTGAAAAATTTATCAATGACAACCTTAGTTCAATTGATGGAACTTTATATTTCTGGGAACATACAGGTGAAGATTACATAAACCCTAATGGCACTGAAGGTCATGAACATAGAGGATATCAAGGAGGATATTCTATTAGAAATTTAACCATGGGAATTTCAGCTATAAATGTTCCCACTTCTAATAGCGGGTTATATGATTGGGAAACCGCAACAGATAATGGAAATAATGTTTCTCAATTAAAAACAATAACTATAGGAAATACAGACTACAACATTACCGCAGATGTAACTATAGATGACAGTTTTGGAGTAGACCTTATGGACATTTCATCTTCAGGAAACCCAACAGATTTGGCTGTTGTAAAAAATAGCGGATTAAGTCCTGAATCATTTAAAGTGACCTTTGATATAATTGTCGATATAAATAACATCTACTTATACAACAATATTCAAAACAATACTACTAATACAATTACTATAACCCCTAATAATACAAGTAGAAATGCGGTAGTAACCCAAACTTTAACAGGCAATTCTGGGCAAATTTTCTCTCTTAACTGGACAGATGTAAAATCGTTTACTATTTCTAGTCAAAATGATAACAACATTGTTATGAATGATATTTCATTTGCAAAAGGCTATCAAGTTACCACTGGAAATGGACTTTATCACGAGCCTAATAAACATATGGCTGTAGGACAAGGTTTTTTTGTTACTGCAAATTCATCTGGGGGTCAAGTTTCATTTCAAAATTCACAAAGAGAGTATAGAAATAGTGACTATACTAACGGGGGAACTTATTTTTTTAGAAATCAACAAAAATCTAATATAGATTCAATTCCAATTCTAAAACTAGGCATGGATTTTAAAAATAGTTCTATAGACTATCATAGACAAATTGGAATTTCATTTAAACAAGGAAATACTTTTGGGTACGAGAATGGTTATGATAGCAAAATGTATGATTTAGGTACTACTGATATGTATTGGGAATTTGATGAAATAACAGATACAAAATTAATTATAGCTGGGATAGAAAGTATTTCAGATGATTTAGAAATACCAATAACAATTGTCTTAGATAATAATCAAAATATTGAATTAAATATTGATGAAATTAAAAATATAGATAAAGATCTTTTTATAAGAGATAATATCACAGGCAACTTTTACAATTTATCAAATACTATACAATTAGATTTAGAAAAAGGTACATATTCTAATCGTTTTTATTTAACATTTAAGAACACCACTCTAAATATAAAAGAAAGTATTTTAAAAAATAGTTCTATTAATTTGTTTTTTGATTCTAAAACAAAAGAAATTGTAATCTTAAATAAAGGCAATTTAGAGATAAGTAAAATAGAATTATATACCATTTTGGGTCAAAAAATTAGCGAGTGGAATGATTTAAAAATAAGACCGGAAATTAAATTAAAGGTAAAAAACCCCTCGTCAGCATTCTATATCCTAAATATTAAAACAGAAAAAGGTTTTATTAATCGTAAATTATTTATTAAATAA